One part of the Glycine max cultivar Williams 82 chromosome 14, Glycine_max_v4.0, whole genome shotgun sequence genome encodes these proteins:
- the LOC100779434 gene encoding uncharacterized protein, whose translation MAVSDAVMSNLTVLYVAVIACIKAYGFLCGRSFSGWFVLVVSTAAVALILVATLTWDVSRKATYAFATDQPPPPPHHTHEACKGGICWHGVAVRSPASQVRFRLPQNLPYTTL comes from the coding sequence ATGGCTGTGTCTGATGCTGTGATGAGTAACCTAACGGTGCTCTATGTGGCGGTGATCGCGTGTATTAAGGCCTACGGCTTCCTGTGCGGACGCAGCTTCAGCGGCTGGTTTGTGCTCGTTGTGTCCACCGCCGCGGTGGCGCTGATTCTCGTTGCCACGCTCACGTGGGACGTGTCTCGCAAGGCCACGTATGCATTCGCCACCGATCAGCCTCCTCCGCCGCCGCACCACACCCACGAAGCGTGTAAAGGAGGCATCTGCTGGCACGGCGTGGCGGTGCGATCGCCGGCGTCGCAGGTTCGCTTCAGACTCCCCCAGAATCTTCCTTACACAACTTTGTAA
- the LOC100779976 gene encoding endoplasmin homolog isoform X2: MRKWTVASALLLLSLLFLFADQGRKFQANAEGDSDELVDPPKVEDKIGAVPHGLSTDSDVVKREAESISKRSLRSNAEKFEFQAEVSRLMDIIINSLYSNKDIFLRELISNASDALDKIRFLSLTDKEVLGEGDNTKLDIQIKLDKEKKILSIRDRGIGMTKEDLIKNLGTIAKSGTSAFVEKMQTSGDLNLIGQFGVGFYSVYLVADYVEVISKNNDDKQYVWESKADGAFAISEDTWNEPLGRGTEIRLHLKEEAGEYLEESKLKELVKRYSEFINFPIYIWASKEVDVEVPADEDDSSDEEDSSESSSKEESEDEDADKSEDEEKKPKTKTVKETTYEWELLNDVKAIWLRNPKEVTEEEYTKFYHSLAKDFSDEKPLAWSHFTAEGDVEFKAVLFVPPKAPQDLYESYYNANKSNLKLYVRRVFISDEFNELLPKYLNFLLGLVDSDTLPLNVSREMLQQHSSLKTIKKKLIRKALDMIRRIADEDPDESTDKEKKEDASSDNDEKKGQYSKFWNEFGKSIKLGIIEDATNRNRLAKLLRFESTKSEGKLTSLDQYISRMKTGQKDIFYITGTSKEQLENSPFLERLKKKNFEVIFFTDPVDEYLMQYLMDYEDKKFQNVSKEGLKLGKDSKDKELKESFKDLTKWWKTALSKDNVDDVKISNRLDNTPCVVVTSKFGWSANMERIMQSQTLSDASKQAYMRGKRVLEINPRHPIIKELRERVVKNPEDEGVKHTAQLMYQTALFESGFLLDDPKDFASRIYDSVKTSLDISPEATVEEEDDTEVEAESDAKEDSKPETDAVNDDNDVKDEL; this comes from the exons ATGAGGAAGTGGACGGTTGCTTCCGCtctccttcttctctctctcctctttctCTTTGCAGATCAAG GTCGAAAGTTTCAGGCGAATGCCGAGGGAGATTCCGACGAGCTTGTAGATCCACCCAAGGTGGAGGACAAGATCGGTGCTGTGCCTCATGGCCTTTCAACCGATTCAGATGTCGTCAAGAG GGAGGCGGAGTCGATCTCGAAGAGATCTCTCCGGAGCAACGCGGAGAAGTTTGAGTTCCAAGCGGAAGTGTCGCGGCTTATGGATATCATCATCAATTCTCTCTACAGTAACAAGGATATCTTCCTCAGAGAGTTGATTTCCAATGCTTCTGAT GCTTTGGACAAGATTAGGTTCCTCTCCCTCACGGATAAGGAGGTGTTGGGAGAAGGTGATAACACCAAGCTTGATATTCAG ATTAAGTTggacaaggaaaagaaaattctcTCAATTCGAGACAGAGGTATCGGTATGACGAAGGAGGATTTGATAAAGAATTTGGGGACAATAGCGAAATCTGGAACTTCTG CATTTGTTGAGAAGATGCAAACAAGTGGAGATCTCAATCTGATTGGGCAGTTTGGAGTCGGCTTCTACTCTGTTTATCTTGTGGCCGACTATGTCGAAGTTATTAGCAAGAATAACGATGATAAGCA GTATGTATGGGAATCAAAAGCTGATGGAGCATTCGCTATTTCAGAAGATACATGGAATGAACCACTTGGACGAGGAACTGAGATTAGATTACACCTCAAGGAAGAGGCTGGGGAATACTTGGAGGAGTCTAAACTGAAA GAATTGGTGAAGAGATACTCTGAATTTATTAACTTCCCTATCTATATTTGGGCAAGCAAAGAAGTTGATGTGGAGGTTCCCGCTGATGAAGATGATTCCAGTGATGAAGAGGATTCat CTGAAAGCAGCTCCAAGGAGGAAAGCGAAGATGAAGATGCTGATAaaagtgaagatgaagaaaaaaagccTAAGACAAAGACAGTGAAGGAAACAACTTATGAGTGGGAACTTTTAAATGATGTGAAAGCTATATGGCTGAGGAATCCAAAAGAGGTTACAGAAGAAGAATACACCAAATTCTACCACTCTCTTGCCAAG GATTTCAGTGATGAGAAACCTTTAGCATGGAGTCATTTCACTGCTGAGGGTGATGTTGAGTTCAAGGCAGTCCTGTTTGTACCACCTAAGGCACCTCAAGATTTATATGAGAGCTATTATAACGCAAACAAATCGAACCTGAAGTTGTATGTTAGACGTGTGTTCATTTCAGATGAATTTAATGAACTGTTGCCCAAGTACCTAAACTTTTTGCTG GGTCTTGTTGATTCTGACACTTTGCCACTTAATGTATCACGAGAAATGCTTCAACAACATAGTAGTCTGAAGACAATCAAGAAGAAACTTATTAGGAAAGCCCTTGATATGATCCGCAGGATTGCTGATGAGGATCCTGACGAGTCAActgacaaagaaaagaaag AAGATGCATCCTCTGACAATGATGAGAAGAAAGGTCAATATTCTAAGTTCTGGAATGAGTTTGGTAAATCCATTAAACTTGGTATCATCGAGGATGCCACCAACAGAAATCGTTTGGCAAAACTGCTCAGATTTGAGAG CACCAAGTCTGAGGGTAAATTGACATCTCTGGATCAGTACATATCTAGAATGAAAACTGGGCAGAAGGATATCTTTTACATAACTGGAACCAGCAAAGAACAACTGGAAAACTCTCCCTTCCTTGAGCGGCTTAAGAAGAAAAATTTTGAG GTTATTTTCTTCACGGATCCAGTTGATGAGTACTTGATGCAATACCTGATGGATTATGAAGACAAGAAGTTCCAAAATGTGTCCAAGGAGGGTTTGAAACTTGGGAAAGATTCAAAAGACAAGGAACTGAAGGAATCTTTTAAGGATCTTACCAAGTGGTGGAAAACTGCTCTTTCCAAAGACAATGTTGATGATGTGAAGATTTCCAACCGATTAGATAACACTCCTTGTGTAGTGGTGACATCAAAATTTGGTTGGAGTGCTAACATGGAGAGAATCATGCAGTCTCAAACTTTGTCAGATGCTAGCAAGCAAGCATACATGCGCGGCAAGAGGGTTCTTGAGATCAATCCTAGGCACCCTATTATCAAGGAGCTCCGAGAGAGAGTAGTAAAGAACCCTGAG GATGAGGGTGTGAAGCATACAGCACAGCTGATGTACCAGACTGCACTCTTTGAAAGCGGCTTCCTGCTTGATGATCCCAAGGATTTTGCTTCCCGGATTTATGATTCAGTGAAGACTAGCCTGGACATCAGTCCTGAAGCAACAGTTGAGGAGGAAGATGACACTGAAGTAGAGGCTGAAAGTGACGCGAAAGAAGATTCAAAGCCTGAAACTGATGCTGTTAACGATGATAATGATGTCAAGGACGAGTTGTAG
- the LOC100779976 gene encoding endoplasmin homolog isoform X1, whose amino-acid sequence MRKWTVASALLLLSLLFLFADQGRKFQANAEGDSDELVDPPKVEDKIGAVPHGLSTDSDVVKREAESISKRSLRSNAEKFEFQAEVSRLMDIIINSLYSNKDIFLRELISNASDALDKIRFLSLTDKEVLGEGDNTKLDIQIKLDKEKKILSIRDRGIGMTKEDLIKNLGTIAKSGTSAFVEKMQTSGDLNLIGQFGVGFYSVYLVADYVEVISKNNDDKQYVWESKADGAFAISEDTWNEPLGRGTEIRLHLKEEAGEYLEESKLKELVKRYSEFINFPIYIWASKEVDVEVPADEDDSSDEEDSSESSSKEESEDEDADKSEDEEKKPKTKTVKETTYEWELLNDVKAIWLRNPKEVTEEEYTKFYHSLAKVTLPICHACSLYIKGIYCEIHFTEFVNIHKVVDLCFVQDFSDEKPLAWSHFTAEGDVEFKAVLFVPPKAPQDLYESYYNANKSNLKLYVRRVFISDEFNELLPKYLNFLLGLVDSDTLPLNVSREMLQQHSSLKTIKKKLIRKALDMIRRIADEDPDESTDKEKKEDASSDNDEKKGQYSKFWNEFGKSIKLGIIEDATNRNRLAKLLRFESTKSEGKLTSLDQYISRMKTGQKDIFYITGTSKEQLENSPFLERLKKKNFEVIFFTDPVDEYLMQYLMDYEDKKFQNVSKEGLKLGKDSKDKELKESFKDLTKWWKTALSKDNVDDVKISNRLDNTPCVVVTSKFGWSANMERIMQSQTLSDASKQAYMRGKRVLEINPRHPIIKELRERVVKNPEDEGVKHTAQLMYQTALFESGFLLDDPKDFASRIYDSVKTSLDISPEATVEEEDDTEVEAESDAKEDSKPETDAVNDDNDVKDEL is encoded by the exons ATGAGGAAGTGGACGGTTGCTTCCGCtctccttcttctctctctcctctttctCTTTGCAGATCAAG GTCGAAAGTTTCAGGCGAATGCCGAGGGAGATTCCGACGAGCTTGTAGATCCACCCAAGGTGGAGGACAAGATCGGTGCTGTGCCTCATGGCCTTTCAACCGATTCAGATGTCGTCAAGAG GGAGGCGGAGTCGATCTCGAAGAGATCTCTCCGGAGCAACGCGGAGAAGTTTGAGTTCCAAGCGGAAGTGTCGCGGCTTATGGATATCATCATCAATTCTCTCTACAGTAACAAGGATATCTTCCTCAGAGAGTTGATTTCCAATGCTTCTGAT GCTTTGGACAAGATTAGGTTCCTCTCCCTCACGGATAAGGAGGTGTTGGGAGAAGGTGATAACACCAAGCTTGATATTCAG ATTAAGTTggacaaggaaaagaaaattctcTCAATTCGAGACAGAGGTATCGGTATGACGAAGGAGGATTTGATAAAGAATTTGGGGACAATAGCGAAATCTGGAACTTCTG CATTTGTTGAGAAGATGCAAACAAGTGGAGATCTCAATCTGATTGGGCAGTTTGGAGTCGGCTTCTACTCTGTTTATCTTGTGGCCGACTATGTCGAAGTTATTAGCAAGAATAACGATGATAAGCA GTATGTATGGGAATCAAAAGCTGATGGAGCATTCGCTATTTCAGAAGATACATGGAATGAACCACTTGGACGAGGAACTGAGATTAGATTACACCTCAAGGAAGAGGCTGGGGAATACTTGGAGGAGTCTAAACTGAAA GAATTGGTGAAGAGATACTCTGAATTTATTAACTTCCCTATCTATATTTGGGCAAGCAAAGAAGTTGATGTGGAGGTTCCCGCTGATGAAGATGATTCCAGTGATGAAGAGGATTCat CTGAAAGCAGCTCCAAGGAGGAAAGCGAAGATGAAGATGCTGATAaaagtgaagatgaagaaaaaaagccTAAGACAAAGACAGTGAAGGAAACAACTTATGAGTGGGAACTTTTAAATGATGTGAAAGCTATATGGCTGAGGAATCCAAAAGAGGTTACAGAAGAAGAATACACCAAATTCTACCACTCTCTTGCCAAGGTAACATTGCCAATTTGCCATGCTTGTTCCTTATACATCAAGGGAATTTATTGTGAAATTCACTTCACTGAGTTTGTTAATATTCATAAAGTTGTGGATTTATGTTTTGTGCAGGATTTCAGTGATGAGAAACCTTTAGCATGGAGTCATTTCACTGCTGAGGGTGATGTTGAGTTCAAGGCAGTCCTGTTTGTACCACCTAAGGCACCTCAAGATTTATATGAGAGCTATTATAACGCAAACAAATCGAACCTGAAGTTGTATGTTAGACGTGTGTTCATTTCAGATGAATTTAATGAACTGTTGCCCAAGTACCTAAACTTTTTGCTG GGTCTTGTTGATTCTGACACTTTGCCACTTAATGTATCACGAGAAATGCTTCAACAACATAGTAGTCTGAAGACAATCAAGAAGAAACTTATTAGGAAAGCCCTTGATATGATCCGCAGGATTGCTGATGAGGATCCTGACGAGTCAActgacaaagaaaagaaag AAGATGCATCCTCTGACAATGATGAGAAGAAAGGTCAATATTCTAAGTTCTGGAATGAGTTTGGTAAATCCATTAAACTTGGTATCATCGAGGATGCCACCAACAGAAATCGTTTGGCAAAACTGCTCAGATTTGAGAG CACCAAGTCTGAGGGTAAATTGACATCTCTGGATCAGTACATATCTAGAATGAAAACTGGGCAGAAGGATATCTTTTACATAACTGGAACCAGCAAAGAACAACTGGAAAACTCTCCCTTCCTTGAGCGGCTTAAGAAGAAAAATTTTGAG GTTATTTTCTTCACGGATCCAGTTGATGAGTACTTGATGCAATACCTGATGGATTATGAAGACAAGAAGTTCCAAAATGTGTCCAAGGAGGGTTTGAAACTTGGGAAAGATTCAAAAGACAAGGAACTGAAGGAATCTTTTAAGGATCTTACCAAGTGGTGGAAAACTGCTCTTTCCAAAGACAATGTTGATGATGTGAAGATTTCCAACCGATTAGATAACACTCCTTGTGTAGTGGTGACATCAAAATTTGGTTGGAGTGCTAACATGGAGAGAATCATGCAGTCTCAAACTTTGTCAGATGCTAGCAAGCAAGCATACATGCGCGGCAAGAGGGTTCTTGAGATCAATCCTAGGCACCCTATTATCAAGGAGCTCCGAGAGAGAGTAGTAAAGAACCCTGAG GATGAGGGTGTGAAGCATACAGCACAGCTGATGTACCAGACTGCACTCTTTGAAAGCGGCTTCCTGCTTGATGATCCCAAGGATTTTGCTTCCCGGATTTATGATTCAGTGAAGACTAGCCTGGACATCAGTCCTGAAGCAACAGTTGAGGAGGAAGATGACACTGAAGTAGAGGCTGAAAGTGACGCGAAAGAAGATTCAAAGCCTGAAACTGATGCTGTTAACGATGATAATGATGTCAAGGACGAGTTGTAG
- the LOC102669951 gene encoding dentin sialophosphoprotein, producing the protein MTLEDFFTLTEMKDGLTAPSRVQELVSVMKKEQDCVVKNAGDATRQWAAVASTIAATENKDCLDLFIQLDGLGFINKWLKDAQNLGADNTNDGFIEESITAMLRAVEKLYLDSEKSISSGISVTVSNLLGHHSSKVQDKARVLFDRWKGGGDGDAEPTDNSDLGRINNVSDEIVWEKGQPSSVNEAGNEDDHASQPAGGEKSLLGGSDSQLQEKVSSIQIQNADNALQSSVSLDCEDAKERSNHVDIVLASVQEVANISEGGTCNLSVNKQGSFKGQQDDLKLNDLSKNEKQDQNVNGSPEELRASDISSASGEPDLEPVSIGDSEAKALESVEEEPALEHNVESNENIICPKINVSGSMRTPASDGMSVGDDVRAINSSNPQLPKSSENDDCCSQALQDLSVTGSHLEKPEMSYLKTEYVGAVKESKGQDDDTPNGSDSSNQGKGPTSPNIIDKNSDMELEYGIVDALEVARLVAQEVERECVSPIKEGNDQVSNEVNSTTNGSDSFKWGNGPKSPNVIDKSSDIELEYGIVDALEVARQVAQEVEKEVCSSSSDKISEGGIRQAASLDLGRKDEVTHALPEEVSSRQSNSAEVCSEQAEHMSVSDNIEAGQDDLESSQVTEAARDPGGNSEKSLCTFDLNEEVGSDDMDVSVNAMSTMPIPVVSASKPAQTSRLPMAPLQFEGTLGWKGSAATSAFRPASPRKNSDNEKNVSVGGNSEISKQKHDCFDFDLNVAEDEEGLVKQIGESSGLPSGQSSVELGPKRSSRFELDLNSIGADDDAQPSDQRMEGALFSGRNGYWSPSPASSSSSMQPLVRNIDLNDRPFFQTDLVDQGHSKSSSIIEAYKRSKSDAPVISILGAKVEVGRREYIPQTLSLPNGKAIEPAMDLPLSGAGSILGMGPTLPYNHSTAFGYNRLTSVPALSFSSAMYGSSGGPIPYMVDSRGTPVVPQVEGSSSTVLSSYSQPPFIVSMTGTQLGLNGVGSSRPNFDLNSGFTIDGGNRDMLTARQFFFPAQGRAMEEHVRTLPQSSSSGVSVKRKEPDGGWDRDTYAFSYKHQQPP; encoded by the coding sequence ATGACTCTTGAAGATTTCTTTACGTTGACTGAAATGAAAGATGGCCTCACAGCCCCTTCTCGAGTGCAAGAGTTGGTCTCTGTAATGAAGAAGGAGCAAGATTGTGTTGTTAAGAATGCTGGTGATGCAACAAGGCAGTGGGCTGCTGTTGCAAGCACTATTGCTGCTACAGAGAATAAAGATTGTCTTGATCTTTTTATTCAATTAGATGGACTTGGGTTCATCAACAAATGGTTAAAGGATGCCCAAAATTTGGGTGCTGATAATACTAATGATGGCTTCATTGAAGAGTCAATTACTGCAATGTTACGAGCAGTTGAAAAACTGTATCTAGACAGCGAGAAGTCAATTTCATCAGGAATTTCGGTAACTGTCAGTAACCTTCTTGGCCATCATAGCTCTAAGGTGCAGGATAAAGCAAGAGTATTATTTGACCGCTGGAAAGGAGGTGGAGATGGAGATGCTGAACCAACTGATAATTCGGATCTTGGTAGAATCAACAATGTGAGTGATGAGATTGTTTGGGAGAAAGGCCAGCCATCTTCTGTGAATGAAGCTGGCAATGAAGATGATCATGCATCTCAACCTGCTGGAGGTGAGAAGTCTCTATTGGGAGGCTCAGATAGTCAGCTACAAGAAAAAGTTTCTAGCATACAGATACAGAATGCTGACAATGCACTCCAGTCCTCTGTAAGTTTGGATTGTGAAGATGCCAAAGAGAGATCAAACCATGTTGATATTGTCTTGGCTTCTGTTCAAGAAGTTGCCAACATAAGTGAAGGTGGGACCTGTAACTTATCTGTTAATAAACAAGGCAGTTTCAAAGGTCAACAAGATGATTTGAAGTTAAATGACTTGTCCAAAAACGAGAAGCAAGATCAAAATGTTAATGGTTCTCCAGAAGAATTAAGAGCATCAGATATCTCTTCAGCATCTGGAGAGCCAGATCTTGAACCTGTCTCCATTGGTGATAGTGAAGCAAAAGCACTGGAGTCTGTGGAAGAAGAACCTGCTTTAGAACATAATgttgaaagcaatgaaaataTCATTTGTCCTAAAATAAATGTTTCTGGTAGCATGAGAACACCTGCATCAGATGGGATGAGTGTGGGGGATGATGTCAGAGCTATAAATTCCAGCAATCCCCAACTTCCCAAATCATCAGAAAATGATGATTGTTGTTCTCAAGCATTGCAGGACTTATCAGTCACTGGCAGTCACTTGGAAAAGCCTGAGATGTCTTACCTCAAAACAGAATATGTAGGAGCAGTAAAGGAAAGCAAGGGCCAAGATGATGATACCCCAAATGGTTCTGACTCTTCTAATCAGGGCAAAGGTCCCACAAGCCCTAACATTATTGACAAGAATTCTGACATGGAACTTGAGTATGGTATTGTTGATGCTTTAGAAGTTGCTCGACTAGTTGCCCAGGAAGTTGAGAGGGAATGTGTAAGCCCTATAAAGGAAGGGAATGACCAAGTTTCTAATGAAGTCAACAGTACCACAAATGGTTCTGATTCTTTTAAATGGGGAAATGGCCCCAAAAGCCCTAATGTTATTGACAAGAGTTCTGATATTGAACTTGAGTATGGTATTGTTGATGCTTTAGAAGTTGCCCGGCAAGTTGCTCAGGAGGTTGAGAAAGAAGTTTGCAGCTCTTCTTCAGATAAAATCTCAGAAGGTGGAATCAGGCAGGCAGCCAGCCTTGATTTAGGGAGAAAGGATGAAGTCACTCATGCCCTACCTGAGGAGGTATCATCCAGGCAAAGCAACTCTGCTGAGGTGTGTTCTGAACAGGCGGAACATATGAGTGTTTCAGATAATATTGAGGCTGGGCAAGATGACTTGGAGTCCTCGCAGGTGACTGAAGCAGCTCGAGACCCAGGAGGTAATTCAGAGAAAAGTCTCTGTACCTTTGATCTCAATGAAGAAGTTGGTTCTGATGATATGGATGTTTCTGTAAATGCTATGTCTACTATGCCAATACCTGTTGTTTCTGCTTCAAAACCTGCACAGACTTCTCGGTTGCCAATGGCCCCTTTGCAGTTTGAGGGGACCCTTGGATGGAAAGGGTCAGCTGCCACCAGTGCCTTTCGCCCCGCATCACCTCGTAAAAATTCTGATAACGAGAAGAATGTTTCTGTTGGTGGAAACTCAGAGATTTCCAAGCAGAAGCATGATTGCTTTGATTTTGATCTGAATGTGGCTGAGGATGAAGAAGGATTGGTAAAACAAATTGGTGAATCTTCAGGCCTTCCTTCTGGCCAATCATCAGTTGAACTTGGTCCTAAAAGATCAAGCAGGTTTGAGTTGGATTTAAACAGTATTGGTGCTGATGATGATGCCCAACCTTCAGATCAGAGGATGGAGGGGGCACTCTTTTCAGGAAGAAATGGTTATTGGAGCCCATCACCTGCTTCATCGTCGTCATCAATGCAACCTTTAGTACGAAACATCGATTTGAATGACAGACCATTCTTTCAAACCGATTTAGTGGACCAAGGGCATAGTAAGTCTTCTTCGATTATTGAAGCGTATAAACGGTCCAAGTCGGATGCTCCCGTGATATCTATATTGGGTGCCAAGGTAGAAGTTGGTAGAAGAGAATATATTCCTCAAACTTTATCTTTGCCAAATGGCAAGGCAATTGAGCCTGCAATGGATCTTCCATTGTCAGGAGCAGGTAGCATTTTAGGAATGGGCCCTACACTACCCTACAATCATTCAACTGCTTTTGGGTATAACAGACTGACATCAGTGCCTGCTTTGTCTTTTTCATCAGCCATGTATGGATCATCTGGTGGCCCAATTCCATACATGGTAGACTCAAGAGGAACTCCTGTTGTGCCTCAGGTTGAGGGATCTTCCTCAACTGTCCTGTCATCTTATTCTCAACCTCCATTTATCGTGAGCATGACCGGTACACAACTTGGTTTAAATGGGGTTGGATCTTCACGTCCCAACTTTGATTTGAACTCTGGCTTCACAATTGATGGAGGGAACAGAGACATGTTGACTGcaagacaatttttctttcCTGCTCAAGGCAGAGCCATGGAGGAGCACGTGAGAACCCTTCCACAATCCTCAAGTTCCGGAGTTAGTGTGAAAAGAAAGGAACCAGATGGTGGCTGGGATAGGGATACCTATGCATTTAGCTACAAACATCAGCAACCTCCATAG
- the LOC100779976 gene encoding endoplasmin homolog isoform X3 — MRKWTVASALLLLSLLFLFADQGRKFQANAEGDSDELVDPPKVEDKIGAVPHGLSTDSDVVKREAESISKRSLRSNAEKFEFQAEVSRLMDIIINSLYSNKDIFLRELISNASDALDKIRFLSLTDKEVLGEGDNTKLDIQIKLDKEKKILSIRDRGIGMTKEDLIKNLGTIAKSGTSAFVEKMQTSGDLNLIGQFGVGFYSVYLVADYVEVISKNNDDKQYVWESKADGAFAISEDTWNEPLGRGTEIRLHLKEEAGEYLEESKLKELVKRYSEFINFPIYIWASKEVDVEVPADEDDSSDEEDSSESSSKEESEDEDADKSEDEEKKPKTKTVKETTYEWELLNDVKAIWLRNPKEVTEEEYTKFYHSLAKDFSDEKPLAWSHFTAEGDVEFKAVLFVPPKAPQDLYESYYNANKSNLKLYVRRVFISDEFNELLPKYLNFLLGLVDSDTLPLNVSREMLQQHSSLKTIKKKLIRKALDMIRRIADEDPDESTDKEKKDASSDNDEKKGQYSKFWNEFGKSIKLGIIEDATNRNRLAKLLRFESTKSEGKLTSLDQYISRMKTGQKDIFYITGTSKEQLENSPFLERLKKKNFEVIFFTDPVDEYLMQYLMDYEDKKFQNVSKEGLKLGKDSKDKELKESFKDLTKWWKTALSKDNVDDVKISNRLDNTPCVVVTSKFGWSANMERIMQSQTLSDASKQAYMRGKRVLEINPRHPIIKELRERVVKNPEDEGVKHTAQLMYQTALFESGFLLDDPKDFASRIYDSVKTSLDISPEATVEEEDDTEVEAESDAKEDSKPETDAVNDDNDVKDEL, encoded by the exons ATGAGGAAGTGGACGGTTGCTTCCGCtctccttcttctctctctcctctttctCTTTGCAGATCAAG GTCGAAAGTTTCAGGCGAATGCCGAGGGAGATTCCGACGAGCTTGTAGATCCACCCAAGGTGGAGGACAAGATCGGTGCTGTGCCTCATGGCCTTTCAACCGATTCAGATGTCGTCAAGAG GGAGGCGGAGTCGATCTCGAAGAGATCTCTCCGGAGCAACGCGGAGAAGTTTGAGTTCCAAGCGGAAGTGTCGCGGCTTATGGATATCATCATCAATTCTCTCTACAGTAACAAGGATATCTTCCTCAGAGAGTTGATTTCCAATGCTTCTGAT GCTTTGGACAAGATTAGGTTCCTCTCCCTCACGGATAAGGAGGTGTTGGGAGAAGGTGATAACACCAAGCTTGATATTCAG ATTAAGTTggacaaggaaaagaaaattctcTCAATTCGAGACAGAGGTATCGGTATGACGAAGGAGGATTTGATAAAGAATTTGGGGACAATAGCGAAATCTGGAACTTCTG CATTTGTTGAGAAGATGCAAACAAGTGGAGATCTCAATCTGATTGGGCAGTTTGGAGTCGGCTTCTACTCTGTTTATCTTGTGGCCGACTATGTCGAAGTTATTAGCAAGAATAACGATGATAAGCA GTATGTATGGGAATCAAAAGCTGATGGAGCATTCGCTATTTCAGAAGATACATGGAATGAACCACTTGGACGAGGAACTGAGATTAGATTACACCTCAAGGAAGAGGCTGGGGAATACTTGGAGGAGTCTAAACTGAAA GAATTGGTGAAGAGATACTCTGAATTTATTAACTTCCCTATCTATATTTGGGCAAGCAAAGAAGTTGATGTGGAGGTTCCCGCTGATGAAGATGATTCCAGTGATGAAGAGGATTCat CTGAAAGCAGCTCCAAGGAGGAAAGCGAAGATGAAGATGCTGATAaaagtgaagatgaagaaaaaaagccTAAGACAAAGACAGTGAAGGAAACAACTTATGAGTGGGAACTTTTAAATGATGTGAAAGCTATATGGCTGAGGAATCCAAAAGAGGTTACAGAAGAAGAATACACCAAATTCTACCACTCTCTTGCCAAG GATTTCAGTGATGAGAAACCTTTAGCATGGAGTCATTTCACTGCTGAGGGTGATGTTGAGTTCAAGGCAGTCCTGTTTGTACCACCTAAGGCACCTCAAGATTTATATGAGAGCTATTATAACGCAAACAAATCGAACCTGAAGTTGTATGTTAGACGTGTGTTCATTTCAGATGAATTTAATGAACTGTTGCCCAAGTACCTAAACTTTTTGCTG GGTCTTGTTGATTCTGACACTTTGCCACTTAATGTATCACGAGAAATGCTTCAACAACATAGTAGTCTGAAGACAATCAAGAAGAAACTTATTAGGAAAGCCCTTGATATGATCCGCAGGATTGCTGATGAGGATCCTGACGAGTCAActgacaaagaaaagaaag ATGCATCCTCTGACAATGATGAGAAGAAAGGTCAATATTCTAAGTTCTGGAATGAGTTTGGTAAATCCATTAAACTTGGTATCATCGAGGATGCCACCAACAGAAATCGTTTGGCAAAACTGCTCAGATTTGAGAG CACCAAGTCTGAGGGTAAATTGACATCTCTGGATCAGTACATATCTAGAATGAAAACTGGGCAGAAGGATATCTTTTACATAACTGGAACCAGCAAAGAACAACTGGAAAACTCTCCCTTCCTTGAGCGGCTTAAGAAGAAAAATTTTGAG GTTATTTTCTTCACGGATCCAGTTGATGAGTACTTGATGCAATACCTGATGGATTATGAAGACAAGAAGTTCCAAAATGTGTCCAAGGAGGGTTTGAAACTTGGGAAAGATTCAAAAGACAAGGAACTGAAGGAATCTTTTAAGGATCTTACCAAGTGGTGGAAAACTGCTCTTTCCAAAGACAATGTTGATGATGTGAAGATTTCCAACCGATTAGATAACACTCCTTGTGTAGTGGTGACATCAAAATTTGGTTGGAGTGCTAACATGGAGAGAATCATGCAGTCTCAAACTTTGTCAGATGCTAGCAAGCAAGCATACATGCGCGGCAAGAGGGTTCTTGAGATCAATCCTAGGCACCCTATTATCAAGGAGCTCCGAGAGAGAGTAGTAAAGAACCCTGAG GATGAGGGTGTGAAGCATACAGCACAGCTGATGTACCAGACTGCACTCTTTGAAAGCGGCTTCCTGCTTGATGATCCCAAGGATTTTGCTTCCCGGATTTATGATTCAGTGAAGACTAGCCTGGACATCAGTCCTGAAGCAACAGTTGAGGAGGAAGATGACACTGAAGTAGAGGCTGAAAGTGACGCGAAAGAAGATTCAAAGCCTGAAACTGATGCTGTTAACGATGATAATGATGTCAAGGACGAGTTGTAG